One genomic window of Comamonas serinivorans includes the following:
- a CDS encoding flotillin family protein produces the protein MSSSIYVVLAVAACIIVVLMGTMWAISRFFRKVEQGQALIINKFSGATKVTFSGGIVWPIIDKAEYMDVSVKTIEIDRSGDQGLICADNIRADIKVKFFVRVNNTEEDVLMVAQNIGCARASDHDTLEELFSAKFSEALKTVGKSLNFEELYQARDRFREMIVNQIGDNLLGYALEDAAIDYLEQTPLQRLDANNILDSQGIRKITELTAQQNVVTNELRRNEEMQIKKKNVETQEALLELERQQADATAKQKREVESTVAREEAETAKIKAEEHTRAELARLQSEQQLAVQQENVLREKEVAENNRKRAVAIEEERVTRARDLEVVAREKEVTLQRIDKDKAVEVQKKAIADVIRERIVVERTVAEQEEAIKEVRTVAEADRTGKAVVIAANAEAEEKAAMEIKAAETQERKARHKAAEEQLLADARLKVAERDAEAKKREAEGLEAITAAPGLAQAKIDMAAASAKLATLEAEATGKEKVGRAEAQVIEAQAVAEATGLRARMDAEAEGKEKVGNAEANVRTAEAMALSKTGEAEAQNIEAKFSAEARGLKEKFEAMAAMSADTREHEEYRMRLEYAHLETLKQIDAQTHIAKEQAEVLGTALKNAKIDIVGGQGDYFDSFVRALSVGKGIDGAVAKSNTLQVAFKDQLEGKRDVVEDLSQLLGAAGQSAGEFQNLGVTALAAKLMREGTPQQKQALSSLLDSLRKPG, from the coding sequence ATGTCCAGCTCCATTTACGTCGTCCTCGCCGTTGCGGCCTGCATCATCGTCGTGCTCATGGGCACGATGTGGGCCATCTCGCGCTTCTTCCGCAAGGTCGAGCAAGGCCAGGCCCTGATCATCAACAAGTTCAGCGGCGCCACCAAGGTCACCTTCTCGGGTGGCATCGTCTGGCCCATCATCGACAAGGCCGAGTACATGGACGTCTCGGTCAAGACCATCGAGATCGACCGCTCGGGCGACCAGGGCCTGATCTGCGCCGACAACATCCGCGCCGACATCAAGGTGAAGTTCTTCGTGCGCGTGAACAACACCGAGGAAGACGTGCTGATGGTGGCGCAGAACATCGGCTGCGCGCGTGCCTCGGACCACGACACGCTCGAAGAGCTGTTCTCGGCCAAGTTCTCCGAAGCCCTCAAAACGGTGGGCAAGTCGCTCAACTTTGAGGAGCTGTACCAGGCGCGCGACCGCTTCCGCGAAATGATCGTGAACCAGATCGGCGACAACCTGCTGGGCTATGCGCTCGAAGACGCCGCCATCGACTACCTGGAGCAGACGCCGCTGCAGCGCCTGGATGCGAACAACATCCTCGACTCGCAAGGCATCCGCAAGATCACCGAGCTGACCGCCCAGCAGAACGTGGTCACCAACGAGCTGCGTCGCAACGAAGAGATGCAGATCAAGAAGAAGAACGTGGAAACGCAGGAAGCCCTGCTGGAGCTGGAGCGTCAACAGGCCGACGCCACGGCCAAGCAAAAGCGCGAGGTCGAGTCCACGGTGGCCCGCGAAGAGGCCGAAACCGCCAAGATCAAGGCCGAAGAACACACGCGCGCCGAACTGGCGCGCCTGCAGTCCGAGCAGCAGCTGGCCGTGCAGCAGGAGAACGTGCTGCGCGAAAAGGAAGTGGCCGAGAACAACCGCAAGCGCGCCGTGGCCATCGAGGAAGAGCGCGTGACGCGCGCCCGCGACCTGGAGGTGGTGGCCCGTGAGAAGGAAGTGACGCTGCAGCGGATCGACAAGGACAAGGCTGTCGAAGTGCAGAAGAAGGCCATTGCCGACGTCATCCGGGAGCGCATCGTGGTCGAGCGCACCGTCGCCGAGCAGGAAGAGGCCATCAAGGAAGTGCGCACCGTCGCCGAAGCCGACCGCACCGGCAAGGCCGTGGTGATCGCCGCCAACGCCGAGGCCGAGGAAAAGGCTGCCATGGAAATCAAGGCCGCCGAGACGCAGGAGCGCAAGGCCCGCCACAAGGCCGCCGAAGAGCAGCTGCTGGCCGATGCCCGCCTGAAGGTGGCCGAGCGCGACGCCGAGGCCAAGAAGCGCGAAGCCGAAGGCCTGGAAGCCATCACCGCCGCACCGGGCCTGGCCCAGGCCAAGATCGACATGGCCGCCGCCAGCGCCAAGCTGGCCACGCTGGAAGCCGAAGCCACGGGCAAGGAGAAGGTCGGCCGCGCCGAAGCCCAGGTCATCGAGGCCCAGGCCGTGGCCGAAGCCACCGGCCTGCGCGCCCGCATGGACGCCGAAGCCGAGGGCAAGGAAAAGGTCGGCAACGCCGAAGCGAACGTGCGCACGGCCGAAGCCATGGCGCTGAGCAAGACCGGCGAAGCCGAGGCGCAGAACATCGAAGCCAAGTTCAGCGCCGAAGCGCGTGGCCTGAAGGAGAAGTTCGAGGCCATGGCCGCCATGAGCGCTGACACGCGCGAGCACGAGGAATACCGCATGCGCCTGGAGTACGCGCACCTGGAAACCCTCAAGCAGATCGACGCACAGACCCACATCGCCAAGGAACAGGCCGAGGTGCTGGGCACCGCGCTCAAGAACGCCAAGATCGACATCGTGGGCGGCCAGGGCGACTACTTCGACTCCTTCGTGCGTGCGCTGTCGGTCGGCAAGGGCATCGACGGCGCCGTGGCCAAGAGCAACACGCTGCAGGTGGCCTTCAAGGACCAGCTGGAAGGCAAGCGCGACGTGGTCGAAGACCTGTCGCAGCTGCTGGGCGCCGCGGGCCAGTCGGCTGGCGAGTTCCAAAACCTGGGCGTGACGGCGCTTGCGGCCAAGCTGATGCGCGAAGGCACGCCGCAGCAGAAGCAGGCCTTGAGCAGCCTGCTGGACTCGCTGCGCAAGCCCGGCTGA
- a CDS encoding ubiquinone biosynthesis protein yields MSEFLSVIFGFPTAVFTVLLIVVLFYWVLATFGLVDLGESGDAGDVGDVGHGHLHADGHTDDLGTLAGYLVAFGLNGVPISVVASLLVLVAWTISALSGIWFVRWVPTELLRWVAGAGVLVAASGLSLVITARLVRPLRGVFRTRYATTHASLVGQECVIWTSEVTPTVGRAEVSQHGAPLNIRIWADTPNPLKRGDKALIVEYDAAAKRYRVEALDA; encoded by the coding sequence ATGTCCGAATTCCTGTCTGTCATCTTCGGCTTCCCGACTGCGGTGTTCACGGTCTTGTTGATCGTGGTGCTGTTCTATTGGGTGCTGGCCACGTTCGGCCTCGTCGACCTGGGCGAGTCGGGCGACGCGGGCGATGTCGGTGACGTGGGCCACGGCCACCTGCACGCCGACGGCCACACCGACGACCTCGGCACGCTCGCGGGCTACCTCGTGGCGTTCGGCCTCAACGGCGTGCCGATCTCGGTCGTCGCCTCGCTGCTGGTGCTGGTGGCTTGGACGATTTCCGCGCTGTCGGGCATTTGGTTCGTGCGCTGGGTGCCGACCGAGCTGCTGCGCTGGGTGGCCGGCGCCGGCGTGCTCGTCGCCGCCAGCGGGCTGTCGCTGGTCATCACCGCCCGCCTGGTGCGGCCGCTGCGCGGCGTATTCCGCACCCGCTACGCCACCACGCACGCCTCGCTCGTGGGCCAAGAATGCGTGATCTGGACCTCCGAGGTGACCCCCACTGTCGGCCGCGCCGAGGTGTCCCAGCACGGTGCGCCGCTGAACATCCGCATCTGGGCCGACACGCCCAACCCCCTCAAGCGGGGCGACAAGGCCTTGATCGTCGAGTACGACGCGGCCGCCAAGCGCTACCGCGTGGAAGCGCTGGACGCATGA
- a CDS encoding PspA/IM30 family protein: protein MTIIKKLVTLLRGSARELGQSVVDGNATRIYEQEIVDAKHSITEAKSELATVMAKEMQTARDMERLRGEIRRHEDLAVQALDKANEGLALEVAERVAGLESELQAQTEAHANFAMQVARLKDLIRAAEAKVREHEREIGIARTTESVYRATQSISDSIGATGSNLVSARESLERIKKRHEDLADRMAAAEQLDQEFGHKALERKLAEAGIGPSDKARAADVMARLKARREGGQAASPAAPAAAPTPNGQGSSAS from the coding sequence ATGACCATCATCAAGAAACTCGTGACCCTGCTGCGCGGCAGCGCCCGCGAACTCGGCCAAAGCGTGGTCGACGGCAACGCCACGCGCATCTACGAACAGGAAATCGTCGACGCCAAGCACAGCATCACCGAAGCCAAGTCCGAGCTGGCCACCGTCATGGCCAAGGAGATGCAGACCGCCCGCGACATGGAGCGCCTGCGCGGCGAGATCCGCCGCCACGAAGACCTGGCCGTGCAGGCCCTGGACAAGGCCAACGAGGGCTTGGCCCTCGAAGTGGCCGAACGCGTGGCCGGCCTCGAATCCGAGCTGCAGGCACAGACCGAAGCCCACGCCAACTTCGCCATGCAGGTGGCGCGCCTGAAGGACCTGATCCGCGCGGCCGAGGCCAAGGTGCGCGAGCACGAGCGCGAAATCGGCATCGCGCGCACCACCGAAAGCGTCTACCGCGCCACGCAGAGCATTTCGGACAGCATCGGCGCCACCGGCTCCAACCTGGTGTCGGCCCGCGAATCGCTGGAGCGCATCAAAAAGCGGCACGAAGACCTGGCCGACCGCATGGCCGCCGCCGAGCAGCTCGACCAGGAGTTCGGCCACAAGGCGCTCGAGCGCAAGCTGGCCGAGGCCGGCATCGGCCCCAGCGACAAGGCGCGCGCCGCCGACGTCATGGCGCGCCTCAAGGCCAGGCGCGAGGGCGGCCAGGCCGCGTCGCCGGCAGCCCCCGCGGCCGCGCCCACGCCCAACGGCCAGGGCAGCTCGGCATCATGA
- a CDS encoding YjfI family protein has translation MTELHQQLGNLDVLTSAVMGGVAVQLQPISGEVPVIQVSIEGRDELPIFVTSSGTQLICLCYLWTEDEVKPDQRVQLHEALLDLNPAVPLSSFGRVGNRYVLTGALARTARAEDVAHEVAVLSDNALDALDALKDFLR, from the coding sequence ATGACCGAACTGCATCAACAACTGGGCAACCTCGATGTGCTGACCTCGGCCGTCATGGGCGGCGTGGCCGTCCAGCTCCAGCCCATCTCGGGCGAGGTCCCCGTGATCCAGGTCAGCATCGAGGGCCGCGACGAGCTGCCCATCTTCGTCACCAGCTCGGGCACCCAGCTGATCTGCCTGTGCTACCTGTGGACCGAAGACGAGGTCAAGCCCGACCAGCGGGTGCAGCTGCACGAGGCCCTGCTCGACCTCAACCCCGCCGTGCCGCTGTCGTCCTTCGGCCGCGTCGGCAACCGCTACGTGCTGACCGGCGCACTGGCCCGAACCGCCCGCGCCGAAGACGTGGCGCACGAGGTGGCCGTGCTCAGCGACAACGCGCTCGACGCCCTCGACGCGCTCAAAGACTTCCTGCGTTGA
- a CDS encoding IclR family transcriptional regulator gives MPVSPNAKSDRHFVTALARGLSVLRAFRSGEERLSNRELAERTQLPKSTVTRLTYTLTQLGYLHAVTETGRYRLGLQTIALGGTTLTHLDVKAASTDLLQQLANDTGTMVALAIRDDLSMLYIENCRSEDAVLTLRLGIGSRLPLANSAAGRGYLAGAPEAARRKLEARLAALDPVGWRLHEVGLRQAEADLAAHGCVTSFGDWRPDVNGIAVPMRVSDNLPLMVVNAAAAAVVISPEQFMREVRPQLLATVQRIESRYQARA, from the coding sequence ATGCCCGTCAGCCCCAACGCCAAGTCCGACCGCCACTTCGTCACCGCACTGGCCCGCGGGCTGTCGGTGCTGCGCGCCTTCCGCTCGGGCGAAGAGCGCCTGTCCAACCGCGAACTGGCCGAGCGCACCCAGCTGCCCAAGTCCACCGTCACGCGGCTGACCTACACGCTGACGCAGCTGGGCTACCTGCACGCCGTGACCGAAACCGGCCGCTACCGCCTGGGCCTGCAGACCATCGCCCTGGGCGGCACGACGCTGACCCACCTGGACGTGAAAGCCGCCAGCACCGACCTGCTGCAGCAACTGGCCAACGACACCGGGACCATGGTGGCGCTCGCCATCCGCGACGACCTGTCCATGCTCTACATCGAAAACTGCCGCAGCGAGGATGCGGTGCTCACGCTGCGGCTGGGCATCGGCTCGCGCCTGCCGCTGGCCAACTCGGCCGCCGGCCGCGGCTACCTGGCCGGCGCCCCCGAAGCCGCGCGGCGCAAGCTCGAGGCGCGCCTGGCCGCACTCGACCCCGTCGGCTGGCGCCTGCACGAAGTCGGTCTGCGCCAGGCCGAGGCCGACCTCGCGGCCCATGGCTGCGTCACCTCGTTCGGCGACTGGCGCCCCGACGTCAACGGCATCGCCGTGCCCATGCGCGTGAGCGACAACCTGCCGCTCATGGTGGTGAACGCCGCGGCCGCCGCCGTGGTGATCTCGCCCGAGCAGTTCATGCGCGAGGTGCGCCCGCAGTTGCTGGCCACGGTGCAACGCATCGAGTCGCGCTACCAGGCGCGCGCCTGA
- a CDS encoding NUDIX hydrolase yields the protein MQRDDQLHTLMATHLAGFEVHHAQDTHTLRQGAAAVVLAVIDEGTGGDLEGLAAPADWSTQAALLLTRRARHLKNHAGQWALPGGRIEPGETPEQAALRELHEEVGLALPPDAVLGRLDDFVTRSGFVITPVVVWAGEARALAPNADEVASVHRIPVHEFLRADAPMLEATEHSPHPVLRMPVGTSWIAAPTAAFLYQFRELCLNGRATRVAHFDQPQFAWK from the coding sequence ATGCAACGCGACGACCAGCTCCACACCCTGATGGCCACGCACCTGGCTGGCTTTGAGGTGCACCATGCCCAGGACACCCACACCCTGCGGCAAGGCGCGGCGGCCGTGGTGCTGGCCGTGATCGACGAAGGCACGGGGGGCGATCTGGAGGGCCTGGCGGCGCCGGCGGACTGGAGCACCCAGGCGGCCCTGCTGCTCACCCGCCGCGCGCGCCACCTGAAGAACCACGCGGGCCAGTGGGCGCTGCCGGGCGGGCGCATCGAGCCCGGCGAAACGCCCGAGCAGGCGGCCCTGCGCGAGCTGCACGAGGAAGTCGGCTTGGCCCTGCCCCCGGACGCCGTGCTGGGCCGGCTGGATGACTTCGTCACCCGTTCGGGCTTCGTCATCACGCCGGTCGTGGTCTGGGCCGGCGAGGCGCGGGCGCTGGCGCCCAACGCCGACGAGGTCGCCAGCGTGCACCGCATCCCGGTGCACGAGTTCCTGCGGGCCGACGCGCCCATGCTGGAAGCCACCGAACACTCGCCCCACCCCGTGCTGCGCATGCCGGTGGGCACCAGCTGGATCGCCGCCCCCACGGCCGCCTTCCTGTACCAGTTCCGCGAACTCTGCCTGAACGGACGCGCCACGCGCGTGGCACATTTCGACCAGCCCCAGTTCGCCTGGAAGTAG
- a CDS encoding MFS transporter, with product MSRFASLRPVLPILLGASVLLSVSMGLRQSFGIFMPPITQDLHVTVAQFTLAIAVQNLMWGILQPLAGALVVKVGYRSLMLTGAILYMVGLVLMATAQGMLPIVLGAGVLIGAAMACTGTAITLSVSTRVVSPQARSMALGVVSAAGSLGSLVAAPLGQWLLQGHGWRMGMLGFIVLGLLMLPAAWKAGGVDRYAADNPRPAALGDDSTARQALAQAFRNVPFLITACAFFVCGMQLLFLSTHLPAYLELCGMDPMLSAQALGVIGGFNVLGSLFFGWAGGRWNKLALLGLIYVLRSIVVAWYFMHDPTASSTLVFAALMGFLWLGVSPLIAGAVAEMFGLRWQPMIQGVAFFCHQIGSFAGAFGGGLIYDALGNYNLAWQLAVLVGAIAGVVQILTGLLRPSSGASGPLLKPA from the coding sequence ATGTCCAGATTTGCAAGCCTTCGTCCCGTGCTGCCCATCCTGCTGGGTGCGTCCGTGCTGCTGTCCGTCAGCATGGGGCTGCGGCAGAGCTTCGGCATCTTCATGCCGCCCATCACGCAGGACCTGCACGTGACCGTGGCCCAGTTCACGCTGGCCATCGCGGTGCAGAACCTGATGTGGGGCATCCTGCAGCCGCTGGCTGGGGCGCTGGTGGTCAAGGTGGGCTACCGTAGCCTCATGCTGACGGGGGCCATCCTGTACATGGTGGGCCTGGTGCTCATGGCCACGGCCCAGGGCATGCTGCCCATCGTGCTCGGCGCGGGCGTGCTGATCGGTGCGGCCATGGCTTGCACGGGCACGGCCATCACGCTGTCGGTGTCCACCCGCGTGGTGTCGCCGCAGGCGCGCTCCATGGCGCTGGGCGTGGTGTCGGCCGCGGGCTCGCTGGGTTCGCTGGTGGCGGCGCCCCTGGGGCAGTGGCTGCTGCAGGGCCATGGCTGGCGCATGGGCATGCTGGGCTTCATCGTGCTGGGCCTGCTGATGCTGCCCGCCGCCTGGAAGGCCGGCGGCGTGGACCGCTACGCCGCGGACAACCCGCGGCCGGCCGCGCTGGGCGACGACAGCACAGCGCGCCAGGCGCTGGCGCAGGCTTTCCGCAACGTGCCCTTCCTCATCACCGCCTGCGCCTTCTTCGTCTGCGGCATGCAGCTGCTGTTCCTCAGCACCCACCTGCCGGCTTACCTCGAGCTGTGCGGCATGGACCCCATGCTGAGCGCGCAGGCGCTGGGCGTGATCGGCGGCTTCAACGTGCTGGGCAGCCTGTTCTTCGGCTGGGCCGGCGGGCGCTGGAACAAGCTGGCCCTGCTGGGCCTGATCTACGTGCTGCGCTCCATCGTGGTGGCCTGGTACTTCATGCACGACCCCACAGCCAGCAGCACCCTGGTTTTTGCCGCCCTCATGGGTTTCCTCTGGCTGGGCGTGAGCCCGCTGATCGCCGGGGCCGTGGCCGAGATGTTCGGCCTGCGCTGGCAGCCCATGATCCAGGGCGTGGCCTTCTTCTGCCACCAGATCGGCAGCTTTGCCGGCGCCTTTGGCGGTGGCCTGATCTACGACGCGCTGGGCAACTACAACCTGGCGTGGCAGCTGGCCGTGCTCGTGGGCGCCATCGCCGGGGTCGTGCAGATCCTCACCGGCCTGTTGCGGCCATCATCGGGCGCTTCGGGGCCGCTGCTGAAGCCAGCTTGA
- a CDS encoding YkgJ family cysteine cluster protein, producing MNCRPGCAACCIAPSISSPIPGMPQGKPAGVPCVQLDAAGGCRLFGRPERPRVCGGLQPSAEMCGAEDDGGRHARRYLLQLEAATAPP from the coding sequence ATGAACTGCCGCCCCGGCTGCGCCGCCTGCTGCATCGCGCCGTCCATCAGCTCGCCGATTCCCGGCATGCCCCAGGGCAAGCCCGCGGGCGTGCCCTGCGTGCAGCTCGATGCAGCCGGGGGTTGCCGCCTGTTCGGCCGCCCCGAGCGGCCCCGTGTGTGCGGCGGCCTGCAGCCCAGCGCCGAGATGTGCGGCGCCGAGGACGATGGCGGACGCCACGCGCGCCGCTACCTGCTGCAGCTGGAAGCAGCCACCGCGCCGCCCTGA
- a CDS encoding MgtC/SapB family protein, with the protein MTALHVLVPLTALLASLPARAAWWPQVQAAVAQEFSDLNDVGQITRTVLRLLLAALLGGLLGWERESEGKAAGLRTHMLTAMGAALTVSVVQQLGANLNEASRVIQGVIAGIGFLGAGAILKRQAGGREAVQGLTTAAGIWFTAAVGIAIGLGEESTAILSAVLAFCVLTLVPYLAPTPKRRPPTPASTAEPEPDPQPPPPP; encoded by the coding sequence ATGACCGCCTTGCACGTCCTCGTTCCCCTCACCGCGCTGCTGGCCAGCCTGCCCGCGCGCGCCGCCTGGTGGCCGCAGGTTCAAGCGGCCGTCGCGCAAGAGTTCTCCGACCTCAACGACGTCGGCCAGATCACGCGCACCGTGCTGCGCCTGCTGCTGGCGGCGCTGCTCGGCGGCCTGCTGGGCTGGGAGCGCGAATCCGAGGGCAAGGCCGCGGGCCTGCGCACCCACATGCTGACGGCCATGGGCGCGGCGCTGACGGTGAGCGTGGTGCAGCAGCTGGGTGCCAACCTGAACGAGGCCTCGCGCGTGATCCAGGGCGTGATCGCCGGCATCGGGTTCCTCGGCGCGGGCGCCATCCTCAAACGCCAGGCCGGGGGCCGCGAGGCCGTGCAAGGCCTGACCACGGCGGCCGGCATCTGGTTCACGGCCGCGGTGGGCATCGCCATCGGGCTGGGCGAAGAGTCCACGGCCATCCTCAGTGCCGTGCTCGCCTTCTGCGTGCTGACCCTGGTACCCTACCTGGCGCCCACGCCGAAGCGGCGCCCGCCCACGCCGGCGTCCACCGCCGAGCCCGAACCCGATCCCCAGCCGCCCCCACCGCCATGA
- a CDS encoding DMT family transporter → MHTAYLWLLVAIVAEVIATSCLKLSAGFTRLLPSLVTVVGYGVSFYCLSQTLRSMTMGVVYAIWSGVGIVLISIVGWWMGQKLDGPALVGLGLIIAGVLVINLLSKTVGH, encoded by the coding sequence ATGCACACCGCTTACCTGTGGCTGCTCGTGGCCATCGTGGCCGAGGTCATCGCCACCTCCTGCCTCAAGCTGTCGGCCGGCTTCACCCGGCTGCTGCCCAGCCTCGTCACCGTCGTGGGCTACGGGGTGTCGTTCTATTGCCTGTCGCAAACCCTGCGCAGCATGACCATGGGCGTGGTCTACGCCATCTGGTCGGGTGTGGGCATCGTGCTGATTTCCATCGTCGGCTGGTGGATGGGGCAGAAGCTGGATGGCCCGGCCTTGGTGGGCCTGGGGCTGATCATCGCGGGCGTGCTGGTCATCAACCTGCTGTCCAAAACCGTGGGGCACTGA
- a CDS encoding AEC family transporter gives MGAVLAVTLPFFVLVGLGYVAARGRLLPLEAVPGLNAFVLYFALPCMLFQFGAQTPVAQLFDPQVMAVWLSVAAILVGLGCLLGAWAGRSGRDAAFGALVATFPNTGFMGVPLLLGLLGASAAGPTMAAVMLDMVVTSSVCVALAHVGGGGGAQAVRQALRGVARNPMPWAVLAGALASALQWAPPPPVASVVGLLAAAATPVALFSIGAVLWRARQATQWPDGPPAAGARAHLDLWGLVLLKLVLHPLLVALVLYLAMRLGLAMPREVQVTLLLIAALPSAGNVSLLAERFGADNGRVARVILWTTLCAVLSFNLAVWLVLPHGA, from the coding sequence ATGGGGGCGGTGCTGGCGGTCACGCTGCCGTTTTTCGTGCTGGTGGGCCTGGGCTATGTGGCCGCGCGCGGGCGCCTGCTGCCGCTGGAGGCGGTGCCCGGCCTGAACGCCTTCGTGCTGTATTTCGCGCTGCCCTGCATGCTGTTCCAGTTTGGCGCGCAGACGCCGGTGGCCCAGCTGTTCGATCCGCAGGTGATGGCGGTCTGGCTGTCGGTGGCGGCCATCCTGGTGGGCCTGGGTTGCCTGCTCGGGGCCTGGGCCGGCCGCAGCGGGCGCGATGCGGCCTTCGGCGCCCTGGTGGCCACCTTTCCCAACACCGGCTTCATGGGCGTGCCGCTGCTGCTGGGCCTGCTGGGCGCATCGGCCGCCGGGCCCACCATGGCGGCGGTGATGCTGGACATGGTGGTCACCAGCTCGGTGTGCGTGGCCCTGGCCCATGTGGGTGGCGGCGGCGGCGCGCAGGCCGTGCGGCAGGCCTTGCGAGGCGTCGCGCGCAACCCCATGCCCTGGGCGGTGCTGGCGGGGGCCCTGGCCAGTGCGCTGCAGTGGGCGCCGCCCCCACCCGTGGCCAGCGTGGTGGGGCTGCTGGCCGCCGCGGCCACGCCGGTGGCCTTGTTCAGCATCGGCGCCGTGCTGTGGCGGGCGCGCCAGGCCACGCAGTGGCCGGATGGCCCACCGGCTGCCGGCGCGCGTGCGCACCTGGACCTGTGGGGGCTGGTGCTGCTCAAGCTGGTGCTGCACCCGCTGCTGGTGGCGCTGGTGCTGTACCTGGCCATGCGGCTGGGCCTGGCCATGCCGCGCGAGGTGCAGGTCACGCTGCTGCTGATCGCGGCCCTGCCCAGCGCCGGCAACGTTTCGCTGCTGGCCGAGCGCTTTGGCGCCGACAACGGCCGCGTGGCACGCGTCATCCTCTGGACCACGCTGTGCGCGGTGCTGAGCTTCAACCTGGCGGTGTGGCTGGTGCTGCCGCACGGCGCCTGA
- a CDS encoding efflux transporter outer membrane subunit: protein MPDPLFIRGARWAAPVLLLAGLCACSLTPPPAQVATAVPARWHLDDATPPSPAAPGQPAAAPVASLHDAWQQLNDPVLLQLIAQALAVSPDVASARTRVSEARAGLIAAGAARLPTLDGQLSATRSNAGTTTAQGGTVPATVLQAGLQSQWEIDLFGGRGAAHEAASRRAEAALAQQAAAHVALAAEVANAYFNERACSQQWDVARADAESRAHSAQLTALSAQAGFTAPADAALARAAAADAAARTRDTQTQCAVARKALVALTASDEAALAQQLQDVRLREAWPVMAAVPSVPAPLLLQRPDVFAAEQAVAAASADVGEAQAQRYPRLTLTGSIGRMQTRALGVHASADTWSLGPLALSVPLFDGGVRRANVATSQARYDEAVVGLRATVRDAVREVEVALTQLAASQARKTQLQTAVADYQRYLRATQARHDNGLASQFELEDARRTWLAARLSLVGVQRDEALAWVSLYRALGGGWQRDGQALADAASATPASPASPTTASP from the coding sequence TTGCCTGACCCCCTCTTCATCCGGGGCGCACGCTGGGCGGCCCCGGTCCTGTTGCTGGCCGGGCTGTGCGCGTGCAGCCTCACGCCGCCACCGGCGCAGGTGGCCACCGCGGTGCCCGCACGCTGGCACCTGGACGACGCGACACCCCCATCGCCCGCCGCACCGGGCCAGCCCGCTGCCGCGCCCGTGGCTTCGTTGCATGACGCCTGGCAGCAGCTGAACGACCCGGTGCTGCTGCAGCTCATCGCGCAGGCGCTGGCCGTCAGCCCCGACGTGGCCAGCGCCCGCACCCGGGTGAGCGAGGCGCGCGCCGGCCTGATTGCCGCGGGCGCTGCGCGCCTGCCCACGCTCGATGGCCAGCTCTCGGCCACGCGCAGCAACGCCGGCACGACCACGGCCCAGGGCGGCACCGTGCCGGCCACGGTGTTGCAGGCCGGCCTGCAGTCGCAGTGGGAGATCGACCTGTTCGGGGGCCGGGGCGCCGCCCACGAGGCCGCCAGCCGCCGCGCCGAGGCCGCGCTGGCGCAACAGGCCGCAGCCCACGTGGCGCTCGCGGCCGAAGTGGCCAACGCCTATTTCAACGAACGCGCCTGCAGCCAACAGTGGGACGTGGCGCGCGCCGATGCCGAGTCGCGCGCCCACAGCGCGCAATTGACCGCGTTGTCGGCCCAGGCCGGCTTCACCGCCCCGGCCGATGCGGCCCTGGCGCGTGCCGCCGCGGCCGATGCCGCCGCCCGCACGCGCGACACGCAGACCCAGTGCGCCGTGGCGCGCAAGGCCCTGGTGGCGCTCACCGCCAGCGACGAGGCTGCGCTGGCCCAGCAGTTGCAGGACGTGCGGCTGCGCGAAGCGTGGCCGGTCATGGCTGCGGTGCCCAGCGTGCCGGCGCCCCTGCTGCTGCAGCGCCCCGACGTCTTCGCGGCCGAGCAGGCCGTGGCCGCCGCCAGCGCCGACGTGGGCGAGGCCCAGGCCCAGCGCTACCCGCGCCTCACGTTGACGGGCAGCATTGGCCGCATGCAGACGCGCGCCCTGGGCGTGCATGCCAGCGCCGACACCTGGAGCCTGGGGCCGCTGGCGCTGTCGGTGCCGCTGTTCGACGGCGGCGTGCGCCGCGCCAACGTGGCCACCAGCCAGGCCCGCTACGACGAGGCCGTGGTCGGCCTGCGCGCCACCGTGCGCGACGCCGTGCGTGAAGTCGAGGTGGCCTTGACGCAGCTGGCCGCCAGCCAGGCGCGCAAGACGCAGCTGCAGACCGCCGTGGCCGACTACCAGCGTTACCTGCGCGCCACGCAGGCGCGGCACGACAACGGTTTGGCCAGCCAGTTCGAGCTGGAGGACGCGCGCCGCACCTGGCTGGCGGCGCGCCTGTCGCTGGTGGGCGTGCAGCGCGACGAGGCCCTGGCCTGGGTCAGCCTGTACCGCGCGCTGGGCGGCGGCTGGCAGCGGGACGGTCAGGCGCTGGCCGACGCCGCATCCGCCACGCCGGCGTCACCGGCCTCACCGACCACGGCGTCGCCGTGA